The following proteins are co-located in the Pedobacter sp. FW305-3-2-15-E-R2A2 genome:
- a CDS encoding PAS domain-containing protein: MENNSYYNLFEKSPLPMWVFDVSTLCFLDVNTAAVVHYGFSKDEFLAMTVTDLLAPEDVPFVKNKNPLRHVKKNGQLIHVEIESNQMEFKGTLARLVLSHDITERIAHQKEVLENVERYDIVSKATSDVVWDYDLTTKVVSWNQGINGVLKYQIMDNTTDIDWWRDRVHPEDRQRVLAGFDKSLIDGGKSWEDKYRFFCGDGSYRYIQDRGYIGLDENGVAYRMIGAMQDITRQMEEEHWSKLLESVIINTTDGVLITDANCDAGPSIVYVNDALIEMSGYSRAELIGARPDIFHGADHDQQGLEKIHQAIKKKEPCNIELSNYTKEGRLYDVSINISPVSNSLGEITHWISIRRDITETRAYVKAIEEQNKKMRNIAWLQSHKVRVPLTRIMSLVELLANSDPNKETQVLLEYLSKSAVELDEIIIDITNHTGNYNAD; this comes from the coding sequence ATGGAAAATAATAGTTATTATAACTTATTTGAAAAATCCCCATTACCAATGTGGGTTTTTGACGTCAGTACGCTCTGTTTTCTTGACGTAAATACTGCTGCTGTAGTACATTATGGTTTTTCCAAAGATGAGTTTTTAGCAATGACTGTTACTGATCTGTTGGCTCCTGAGGATGTCCCTTTTGTTAAAAATAAAAATCCCCTGAGGCATGTTAAAAAGAACGGACAGTTGATCCATGTTGAAATAGAGAGTAATCAGATGGAATTTAAAGGGACGCTTGCCAGACTGGTATTGAGTCATGATATTACAGAAAGAATAGCACATCAAAAAGAGGTTTTAGAGAATGTGGAACGCTATGATATTGTATCCAAAGCTACCAGTGATGTGGTTTGGGACTATGATCTGACTACAAAGGTGGTCAGTTGGAATCAGGGAATCAATGGTGTTTTGAAATACCAAATCATGGACAATACAACAGATATTGACTGGTGGCGGGATCGGGTTCATCCCGAAGACCGGCAACGGGTATTGGCTGGATTTGACAAAAGTTTAATCGATGGGGGGAAAAGCTGGGAAGACAAGTATCGTTTCTTTTGTGGCGATGGGAGTTATAGATATATACAGGATAGGGGATACATCGGCCTGGACGAAAACGGTGTCGCCTATCGGATGATTGGAGCAATGCAGGACATCACCAGACAGATGGAAGAAGAGCACTGGTCAAAATTGCTCGAATCTGTCATCATTAATACCACTGATGGAGTTTTGATTACGGATGCCAATTGTGATGCCGGACCCTCTATTGTATATGTAAATGATGCTTTGATTGAAATGTCAGGTTATTCAAGAGCAGAATTGATTGGTGCCCGCCCCGATATTTTTCATGGTGCTGATCATGATCAGCAAGGTTTGGAAAAAATCCATCAGGCGATTAAAAAGAAGGAACCCTGCAATATTGAGCTCAGCAATTATACGAAAGAAGGCAGGTTATATGATGTCAGTATTAATATTTCACCGGTTAGCAATAGCTTGGGGGAGATTACACACTGGATTTCTATCAGAAGAGACATTACAGAGACCCGGGCTTATGTGAAAGCCATAGAAGAGCAGAATAAAAAAATGAGAAATATCGCCTGGCTGCAATCCCATAAGGTTCGGGTTCCATTGACCAGGATCATGTCGTTGGTGGAACTTCTTGCAAATTCAGATCCGAATAAGGAAACTCAGGTTTTACTGGAATATTTATCTAAATCCGCGGTTGAACTGGATGAAATAATTATCGATATCACGAACCATACCGGCAACTACAACGCAGATTAA
- a CDS encoding PAS domain S-box protein, with translation MTIISKSFKNIIALTPVPMAIVDAEMRYLAVSEKWISMYDLHDKELIGISHYEVFPEIEEGWKEIHAACLKGTDDQSGEDRFERMDGTVIWLKWELKHWLDEEGNIGGMMMYNEDITRETHIVRNEKRFQLFMDELPGLCWITNSNHTLKYANKCFFDTLHLPAEVIGKSLEEIFGLDVAHTAVLNNIDILQSGKNKEFLQTVRDKNGHPQYYKTYKFPFHGLGSEGDMVGAVAFNITKSMLLEEELYQSETQFKQAFEHSLIGMALISPEGKWKRVNKSLCLILGYTEEEMKELTISDLTHTEDLEVSLEILEDLAAGRIGEVKYEKRYIHKNGKPIWVIIAATMLYDSSGMPLHYVSQIEDITKRKEIENDLVLSEKKYRTIFENVQDVFYQTDQEGIVTEISPSIEKHSGYSRTEIIGMPVDMFYYYQQDRERIIDQVRIHGFVIDFEVRLKTKNEELRYASVNARLIIEKGQIVGTEGSMRDVTTRKFQENALLALNTELTASNEQKNKLFSIIGHDLRNPISGSLQLLDLTLNDFESSSAEEVHTYLSLMKTELSNANILLEDLLTWARSQFNAVSFNPIEIKNLRELIRKSIQTVSPMALKKQIEIVEYLKGDLLVYADIGMLETIVRNLLSNAIKFTNPGGTVTIKALGTDNGVIFSVKDTGLGIPSDKLNELFNKNSNYTTYGTSGEKGTGLGLSLCYDFVLKHGGTLWVESEEGNGATFYFTIPELSNE, from the coding sequence ATGACTATCATTTCTAAATCTTTTAAAAACATTATTGCTTTGACCCCGGTTCCGATGGCTATTGTAGATGCCGAAATGAGGTATCTGGCCGTTTCAGAAAAATGGATCAGCATGTATGACCTCCACGATAAAGAACTGATTGGGATATCGCATTATGAAGTGTTTCCGGAAATTGAAGAGGGCTGGAAAGAAATTCATGCGGCTTGCCTGAAAGGAACAGATGATCAATCTGGGGAGGATCGGTTTGAACGGATGGATGGCACGGTAATCTGGTTAAAATGGGAGCTGAAGCATTGGCTGGATGAGGAAGGGAATATCGGTGGCATGATGATGTATAATGAAGACATTACCAGGGAAACCCACATTGTGAGGAATGAAAAGCGGTTCCAGCTGTTCATGGATGAACTGCCGGGTTTATGCTGGATTACCAATAGTAACCATACCTTAAAATATGCCAATAAATGTTTTTTTGACACGCTTCATTTACCTGCAGAGGTAATTGGTAAAAGCCTGGAAGAGATTTTTGGACTGGATGTGGCACATACGGCAGTGCTAAATAATATTGATATCCTGCAATCTGGAAAAAATAAGGAGTTTCTTCAGACAGTGAGGGATAAAAACGGACATCCTCAGTATTATAAAACCTATAAATTTCCTTTTCATGGGCTGGGGTCCGAAGGAGATATGGTCGGTGCTGTTGCTTTCAATATCACTAAAAGTATGCTGCTCGAGGAAGAGCTGTATCAGAGCGAAACTCAGTTTAAACAGGCTTTTGAGCATTCTTTAATTGGAATGGCGCTGATCAGTCCTGAAGGAAAATGGAAAAGGGTAAATAAGAGCTTATGTCTTATTCTGGGGTATACGGAAGAAGAAATGAAGGAGCTGACGATTAGTGACCTTACGCATACTGAAGACCTTGAAGTGAGTCTGGAAATTCTGGAAGACCTGGCCGCCGGTAGAATTGGAGAAGTAAAGTATGAAAAACGATATATCCATAAAAATGGAAAACCAATATGGGTAATTATTGCTGCGACGATGCTTTACGACAGCTCGGGGATGCCGCTTCATTATGTTTCTCAAATTGAAGACATCACCAAAAGAAAAGAAATTGAAAATGACCTGGTCTTGAGTGAAAAAAAATACCGGACTATTTTTGAGAATGTGCAGGATGTATTTTATCAGACCGACCAGGAAGGAATCGTGACAGAGATCAGTCCCTCCATTGAAAAGCACTCCGGCTATTCGCGTACCGAGATCATTGGTATGCCGGTGGATATGTTCTATTACTACCAGCAAGATAGGGAGCGCATCATTGATCAGGTTCGCATTCACGGTTTTGTGATTGATTTTGAAGTGAGGTTAAAGACCAAAAATGAAGAGCTGCGTTATGCCTCTGTGAATGCCAGATTGATTATTGAAAAAGGGCAGATCGTTGGCACAGAGGGGAGCATGAGAGATGTCACCACAAGGAAGTTTCAGGAGAATGCACTTCTGGCCTTAAATACAGAGCTCACTGCATCAAATGAACAGAAAAATAAGCTTTTTTCTATTATAGGTCATGACCTCAGAAACCCGATATCGGGGAGTTTACAGCTGTTAGACCTGACACTTAATGATTTTGAATCCAGTTCTGCAGAGGAGGTGCATACGTATCTTTCTTTGATGAAAACAGAGCTGTCCAACGCCAATATACTTCTGGAAGACCTGCTGACCTGGGCGAGGTCGCAGTTTAATGCAGTGAGCTTTAACCCTATTGAGATTAAAAATCTCAGAGAATTAATTCGTAAAAGTATTCAGACTGTTTCTCCGATGGCCTTAAAAAAACAAATAGAAATTGTGGAGTACTTAAAGGGAGATCTTTTGGTTTATGCAGATATAGGAATGCTGGAAACAATTGTCCGGAACTTACTTTCTAATGCCATCAAATTCACTAATCCCGGAGGAACAGTGACGATTAAAGCACTGGGGACTGACAATGGAGTGATATTTTCAGTTAAAGATACCGGACTGGGAATTCCAAGTGATAAACTGAATGAACTGTTTAACAAAAATTCTAATTATACGACCTATGGTACTTCAGGAGAAAAAGGAACGGGGCTTGGTTTGAGTCTGTGTTATGACTTTGTATTGAAACACGGGGGAACATTATGGGTGGAAAGTGAAGAAGGTAATGGGGCTACCTTCTATTTCACGATCCCTGAACTGTCGAATGAGTAG